AGAGAAGGATAAAAGAGGCATTGATGCAGGATACAAGAATAAAGGATGTATATAATTTTTCGTATATATCTAATAAAGATACACTAACTTGTAGGTTCAATGTGGATACTATATTTGGAACAATTGATACGGAAAAGGTGGTGAGTATATAATGTATGAGGCTAAAACATATGAAAGTATATTAAGCCAAATGATTAATGCTGTTAATACTTCTAATCCCAATATAGATACAAGAGAAGGCTCTATTATATATACGGCATTAGCACCAGCAGCGGTTGAATTAGCTAATATGTATATAGAGTTAGACAATGTTTTAAATGAAAGTTTTGCAGATACACAAACTAGAGATTTTTTGATAAGAAGAGCATCAGAGAGAGGAGTTGTTGTAAAAAATGCAACACCTGCAATAAGAAAGGGTGAGTTTACGCCAAGTACACTTGATATTCCTATAGGATCTAGATTTTCGCTAAATATGCTAAATTATAAAGTGATAGAAAAAGTGTCAAATGAAGTGTATAAGTTGGAGTGTGAAAGTGCTGGAATTGATGGGAATAATGAAACAGGAGCATTAATACCAATAGATTATATAGACGGATTAGAGACAGCTACATTGACAGATGTACTAATACCAGGTGAGGATGAAGAAGATACCGAAAGTTTAAGACAACGTTATTTAGATTCGCTAAATTCTCCTGCTTTTGGAGGAAATGTATCAGACTATAAAAATAAAACAAAAGCATTGCAAGGAGTAGGAGGAGTTAAAGTATATCCTACTTGGAACGGCGGAGGAACTGTAAAGCTTGTTATAATTAATTCTTCATACGAGTCACCATCTAGTACATTTGTTGATGAAATCCAAACAGCAATAGACCCTGCCTCTAATCAAGGAGAAGGTATTGGACTTGCACCAATAGGACATGTTGTCACAGTACAAGGAGTAGGAGAAACAACAGTTGATATATCAACAACAATTACATTAAGAGATACATGGGTATGGGAAGATATATTGCCATATTTGCAAAATAAAATTGATGAATATTTTTTGGAGCTAGCAAAAACTTGGGAAAATGAAAGTGCATTGGTTGTTAGAATTAGCCAAATAGAATCAAGACTTTTAGAATTAGAAGGAGTTTTAGATATTGAGAATACTAAAATTAATAATGAATCTAGTAATTTGGTTCTTAATGCAAATAACATTCCTGTAAGGGGTGAGATAACTAATGTATCACAAGGAACTGATTAAATATATTCCATATATGTTGCAAGATATTAGAGAATATAAAGCAATACTAGAAGATGGAGAACAAGAAAAAATTGATATATTGTGGCAGAACTTAGAAGATACGCTAAATAATCAGTTTGTTGAATCTGCAAATGAAGCGGGTGTTAGAAGATATGAAAAGATATTAAATATATCTCCTAAAACAACGGCTACACTTGAAGAAAGAAAATTTACGATTAAGTCTAGGTTGAATGAAGAATTACCGTTCACGTTAAATATGTTAAAAGAAAAACTAAAAATGCTTTGTGGAGATGATGGATATATTGTAGTATTAATTCCAGAAGAGTATAGATTAGTTGTTGGATTAGGGCTTGTTGCAATGAACAATTATTATGATATAGAAAAATTATTAAAAAAAATGGTTCCAGCAAATATAGTGATAGAAATAAGTGAGATATATAATAGACATTCAGGCTTACATGGATTTACTTATGAAGAGCTAGAAGAGTAC
This genomic window from Clostridiales bacterium contains:
- a CDS encoding DUF2313 domain-containing protein, whose product is MYHKELIKYIPYMLQDIREYKAILEDGEQEKIDILWQNLEDTLNNQFVESANEAGVRRYEKILNISPKTTATLEERKFTIKSRLNEELPFTLNMLKEKLKMLCGDDGYIVVLIPEEYRLVVGLGLVAMNNYYDIEKLLKKMVPANIVIEISEIYNRHSGLHGFTYEELEEYTNNQLRNEVF
- a CDS encoding baseplate J/gp47 family protein — translated: MYEAKTYESILSQMINAVNTSNPNIDTREGSIIYTALAPAAVELANMYIELDNVLNESFADTQTRDFLIRRASERGVVVKNATPAIRKGEFTPSTLDIPIGSRFSLNMLNYKVIEKVSNEVYKLECESAGIDGNNETGALIPIDYIDGLETATLTDVLIPGEDEEDTESLRQRYLDSLNSPAFGGNVSDYKNKTKALQGVGGVKVYPTWNGGGTVKLVIINSSYESPSSTFVDEIQTAIDPASNQGEGIGLAPIGHVVTVQGVGETTVDISTTITLRDTWVWEDILPYLQNKIDEYFLELAKTWENESALVVRISQIESRLLELEGVLDIENTKINNESSNLVLNANNIPVRGEITNVSQGTD